The sequence GATCTTTCTATTGTCAAAGGGATAAAAGAGCGAGTCTCCTATTTGTGTCTCCAAAGTCTCTTTAAAATTTTGGACATTGACTTTCAGGTGGCGCTAGAGGCAcagttttctttaaaggacacctgtcatcaggtctgtgtcactagtcctgtcacctctacctgttggagcagctcacaaggatcccatcccagcctttatctagttatttcatacattattcattgtaaaatcatctattttttatcatgtaaatgaggctggtcacatggtcagaggcagtgatgtcaccgctgttacccctcccctctcctccccctgctcatgtctgtgtgtaatgtatagtaaagcatggctagtgtgtgtgctgcatctgctgacatgctgcatcctcctaatatgcaggtgagagacacagacatcagctacacaagtacctgacatgttctgctataacatggctgcctggagctgctgtatctctcctatacacacacaggctgcagggggcgccagcaccaggaatcacatggaggagcaattacaccattatacctcacaccattattcaggctgtcagtcaagcactgggggtgtggctgtgcctcccactcatgaataagttggacagcttgaatatgctaatgactcattggacatttcacaggttatttgcatacagctttaggacctcattgcttaggtttacaggcatgtagagggacaatgaagggacagaggcaatgctctctaatggcagtttatgataatatatatagtttagggggttaatttgcctgacgggttctctttaaattacaGCTAATCTGCATCATTAATCTCTGAGCAGCAATGCAATGATTTGCTAAATCATTGAGGTGTATATTGGGGTAAACAGGTCCCCATGGCGGTGCCACTAAACTTACATGTAAAAGTGACAATTACTTCTCTAAACAGGACACCGTCccggaaataaaataaatatgaagTTTTCCTTTAGCGCCACATGTTGGAGATCAGCAATTCTTTAGGAGAAgacagctcatttgcatagtttttatacTTGCTGGACATGTAGGACCACACCCATACACTGCTTATGATCATATCTACTGCCACCTATCAGTAAACCTTAGAatgattaatatatatatatactttaatatCAAATACCGTTTACCTGTACTTTATTTTCAATAAATAAAGGGTTAATCGAAAACTTTGGAAGTGTGTGTTTTGGTGTATGGGAAGCATGAAAGGTTATGTGCAAACAGGGGCTGGAAAACCGGAGCGGAGGTTTATTTCTTCACAGGACTAGCGCCCCCACTGTCCCTAGGCCGAGTCAGGTACTACAGCTCATCTCCTGAAGTATGTGAAGAGTGGCTTCCAGAATCCATGGTTACGTTCTTACAGATATCCCAGTGCACGGAGGTTAATTGTAACCACCTACTTTATAGACCATCAGGCTGTGCAGCTGTATAGGGTAGGAACACGCGAAGGCCTGTGTATATCTCTTGTCTACGAGCTATGATTTGTATTCATGTCCTGGAAGATCATAGAAACCTCTGAGGAACCAAAGGAGAATTTGGAGAGGACCTTCCAACCATTGGTCCCCACGGTCAGGCCATAAAAGTCTACGCCATGATAGAGCATGCGTTTCGTACTTTGTTGCATGCTGTCCCAGGTTATCCAGACCGTCATGCAAAGAGAACGCTAGGAAAACAATCCTAGAAACATACAAAGTTTTTAACGTCTGGTGGTTTGTTGGTGGTCTGACCTACTGGGGCCTCTCCTCATCCAGTCATCTAGTATCATCACTCGACGCAAGGCTACTCCAGCctcaaacaccctaaaaatcaccACCACCTGAGAAATCGGTCAAGTTGAGCGAGTGTTGTAGACGATTGTCATGTCTGCTGCCCTTTTTTTACACAATAACAATTTAAGGTGTAGTGTCCCTTTAAATTGTGACCGAGCCTCCGTCATCAAGTTACCAGGAAATCCCCTTTCAGATCCTGCTGTCTACAATGGCGTCGGCTGATCTGAGGGACGAGCTTTGCTGCTCCATCTGCCTGGAGGTCTACACCGACCCCGTCACCCTGAGGTGTGGTCACAACTACTGCCGGGGGTGTGTGGAGCGTGTGATGGACACCCAGGAGGGGGCTGGGGGCTACTCCTGTCCTGACTGCAGAACAAGGTTCATGGCTCGCCCCGTCCTGCAGGGGAATGTTACTCTGAATCACATAGCGGAGAGATACCACACGACTCggcaagaagagaagaagagtggAGTCCTGTGCACCTACTGTATTCATGCTCCAGTCTCGGCAGTAAGGTCCTGTCTGCTCTGTGAAGCTTCTCTCTGCCCCGACCACCTCAAAGTCCACAGCACATCCCCCGAACACGTCCTATGTGACCCCAGCACTGACCTAACGACCAGGAAATGCACCGTCCACAAAAAGATCCTGGAATATTACTGCTCCGACGACTCTACCTgcatctgtgtgtcctgcagaCTGGAAGGACAACACCGAGAACACCGGGTGGAGTCACTGGACCAAGCCACCGAGAAGAAGAGGAGACAACTGTTCCAACTACTACAACAACTGACATCAAACAACTCACAGATGGAGAAAAGCTTCCAGGGTCTGGAGGAACGCAAGCGAAGGGTCTGTGATAGAGCGGCCTGGGTCAAGAAGGAAGTGAGTGACACGATTGTAGAGGTCAGGAGACAGCTGGAAGACCTAGAGAGGAGAGTCCTGGAGGAGGTCTCCCAACAAGAAGAGCGGGCACTGCGGACCATCTCAGATCTCATCCGCCAACTGGAGAGAACGAAAGACGAGATATCCAAGAAGAGGAGGCGCATCGAGGCCCTGTGTCACACGACCGACCACGTGACTATCCTACAGGAACAGCTGTCAAATCCAAGTCAACCTGGTGACCCTAACGAGGCTCCGATGATGGACGATAGGAGCAGCCAAGATGATCTGTCTATGGAGCCCATCTCCACCACGTTACACACCCTATCCGACTTCATAGAAAGCGTGGTGAAGGGGATTTATACCCCCGAACCCACGGATCTCACACTGGACGTGGCCACGTGTGGCGATAACATAATCGTAAGCGACAACCTCAAAGAGGCGTCCTATTCCAAAATCAAGAGCACTCTCCCCAAAACCCCTCAGAGGTTTGAGTGTAACCAGATCCTGAGCAGGCAGAGTTTGGCATCGGGGACACATTACTGGGACGTGGAAGGGAGCGCGTCGGGGATGTGGAGGGTGGGGGTCTGTTACCCGAGCGTAGCCAGGACCGGCACCACCCAACTCATCGGAAGTAACGACAAGTCCTGGGCTCTGGAATATTTCATTGGGGAATACTCGGCCGCGCACAACGGTGAAGAGATCAGCGTAGACCAAGACGTGTCACAACATCGGCTGAGGATATGTCTGGACTACGAGGCCGGGCAGGTGTCCTTCTACCAGCGCAGTGACCCCATCAGACACCTCCACACCTTCTCTGCCCTCTTCTCCGAGCCCCTCCACGCTGCCTTCTGGTTGGGGTGGGACACCACAAATACTGACAGCTGGGTGAAGATTGAGGAATGTGAACAGGCCGGGTCCTCCTAACTAGATCTCAGTGAGCTGGACCTCCGCAGGGACGATCCATTAGACCCACAGTGATGGAAGCTGCACATGCGAGGAGGAGCCTCAGATGTTTGCTGGAAAAGATACTTGCAAATCCAAAACCAAAGtgtaacattttaaaatttgtggtgggagacagaaatatacaatacacCTCATGTACATTATAAAGACATTCTAATCACAGatacatccttaaagggaacctgtcaccagaatttacccCTTTAATCTCCCAGCACCTCCAGGTAGggcatgaaatgttctttctagaattcccccttATGTGAAATCTGATCCGTTTACCTATAAAGAAATCTTCTCCAcattcatgtgacaatgagcagagaagagtcagatttgcccgaagatgagtcaagtttagaggttgcaggaAAAGCGTCTCTACAGACTCCTCTATCTTCACTTCTATA comes from Engystomops pustulosus chromosome 6, aEngPut4.maternal, whole genome shotgun sequence and encodes:
- the LOC140065165 gene encoding E3 ubiquitin/ISG15 ligase TRIM25-like; this translates as MASADLRDELCCSICLEVYTDPVTLRCGHNYCRGCVERVMDTQEGAGGYSCPDCRTRFMARPVLQGNVTLNHIAERYHTTRQEEKKSGVLCTYCIHAPVSAVRSCLLCEASLCPDHLKVHSTSPEHVLCDPSTDLTTRKCTVHKKILEYYCSDDSTCICVSCRLEGQHREHRVESLDQATEKKRRQLFQLLQQLTSNNSQMEKSFQGLEERKRRVCDRAAWVKKEVSDTIVEVRRQLEDLERRVLEEVSQQEERALRTISDLIRQLERTKDEISKKRRRIEALCHTTDHVTILQEQLSNPSQPGDPNEAPMMDDRSSQDDLSMEPISTTLHTLSDFIESVVKGIYTPEPTDLTLDVATCGDNIIVSDNLKEASYSKIKSTLPKTPQRFECNQILSRQSLASGTHYWDVEGSASGMWRVGVCYPSVARTGTTQLIGSNDKSWALEYFIGEYSAAHNGEEISVDQDVSQHRLRICLDYEAGQVSFYQRSDPIRHLHTFSALFSEPLHAAFWLGWDTTNTDSWVKIEECEQAGSS